Within the Candidatus Caldatribacterium sp. genome, the region ACCACGAACGAAAGAGACGGCAATGACGTACGGGAGCACGGCTCCAAGGGATACATAGACCCCTGTAGAAAGGAGACCAAGCGACCGCTCAAAGTCAATGTGACCGTCGACGAGTTTTCCAAGGAGCACTTCATGCCACAGGGGATAGCGAGAGAGAAATTCTCCCAGCCGCTCAAGGATAGGGAGGTAGTACCCCTCAAAGAGGGGATTCAAAACGTGCTGGATGAGTCCTTCGCCAATAAAGCGAACCGCAAAGAAAATCCCCACAAGAACAAAAAGACCAAGAACGAACCCCACCCCAGGCAGAATGGTAAGCCTCTGGAGGGTATCCCTCCAGGTAGGGCGGCGGTACGAGAATTTCTGGACCTTCGTGATAACTCTTCCAATGTCTTCCCAGCGGCGCGCATGGTCCGAGGATACAGGGTGCGGCACCCGAGCACAGGGAATTGCAGCAAGGAGATCCCTGATTCCCTCCCCTGTCGTAGCCACAACCGGAATAACCGGAACACCGAGAATCTCCTCAAGCGCCTGGATGTCAATCTCTATACCCTGCTTTCTTGCTTCATCCCACATGTTAAGGGCTACCACCATGGGTTTCCCTTTCTCTGCAAGCTCAAACGTGAGGTAGAGATTTCGCTCGAGATTCCCCGCATCAACAACGTTCACC harbors:
- a CDS encoding 50S ribosome-binding GTPase, which codes for MVLAGNPNVGKSVIFTQLSGVYAFSSNYPGTTVDFMRSYIEHKGQLFEITDAPGVYSLEGFAEAEKIATRLVEEADIVVNVVDAGNLERNLYLTFELAEKGKPMVVALNMWDEARKQGIEIDIQALEEILGVPVIPVVATTGEGIRDLLAAIPCARVPHPVSSDHARRWEDIGRVITKVQKFSYRRPTWRDTLQRLTILPGVGFVLGLFVLVGIFFAVRFIGEGLIQHVLNPLFEGYYLPILERLGEFLSRYPLWHEVLLGKLVDGHIDFERSLGLLSTGVYVSLGAVLPYVIAVSFVRG